The following coding sequences lie in one Amycolatopsis cihanbeyliensis genomic window:
- a CDS encoding SIR2 family NAD-dependent protein deacylase produces MGAMDAAEDLDHARELVAGAGRIVAMTGAGISTDSGIPDFRGPNGLWTRDPGAERMSNLRAYVGSKEVREQTWQARLAHPGWNAAPNTAHRALVRLERQGRLHSIITQNIDRLHHQAGSAPERVLELHGTMFETVCLTCADRRDMREALDRVTAGETDPPCASCGGILKSATISFGQELDAEVLERARIAAQSGDLMLVAGSSLTVQPAAGLVGLAAGAGATVVVCNAAETPYDSFAAAVLRGPLGEVLPALT; encoded by the coding sequence ATGGGGGCCATGGACGCCGCCGAGGACCTTGACCACGCGCGCGAGCTGGTGGCCGGCGCCGGCCGCATCGTCGCGATGACCGGTGCCGGGATCTCCACCGACTCCGGCATTCCCGACTTCCGCGGCCCGAACGGGCTCTGGACCCGCGACCCCGGCGCGGAGCGAATGTCCAACCTGCGGGCCTACGTCGGCAGCAAGGAGGTCCGGGAGCAAACCTGGCAGGCACGGTTGGCGCACCCCGGGTGGAACGCCGCGCCGAACACCGCGCATCGGGCGCTGGTACGGCTGGAGCGGCAGGGCAGGCTGCACTCGATCATCACGCAGAACATCGACCGCCTGCACCACCAGGCCGGCTCCGCTCCGGAGCGGGTACTGGAGCTGCACGGCACCATGTTCGAGACCGTGTGCCTGACCTGCGCCGACCGCCGCGACATGCGGGAAGCCCTTGACCGGGTGACCGCGGGCGAGACCGACCCGCCGTGCGCGAGCTGCGGCGGGATTCTCAAGTCGGCCACCATTTCCTTCGGCCAGGAGCTGGATGCGGAGGTGCTGGAGCGGGCACGGATCGCCGCCCAGTCCGGGGACCTGATGCTGGTGGCGGGCAGCTCGCTGACGGTGCAGCCGGCGGCCGGCCTGGTCGGGTTGGCCGCGGGCGCCGGGGCGACGGTGGTGGTGTGCAACGCCGCCGAGACCCCGTACGACTCCTTCGCCGCCGCGGTGCTGCGCGGGCCACTCGGCGAGGTGCTACCGGCGCTGACGTGA
- the dnaE gene encoding DNA polymerase III subunit alpha, with translation MSSDSFVHLHVHTEYSMLDGAAKIAPLFTEASRLGMPAVGMTDHGNMYGADQFYQEARKTGIKPIIGIEAYIAPESRFHKKPVFWGQSSQRGADEYGEGGDVSGGGSYTHMTMLAENATGLRNLFKLSSLASMQGYYRKPRMDRELIAENAAGIIATTGCPSGEVQTRLRLGQKKEALQAASDYRDIFGKDNFFLELMDHGLPIERSVREGLLEIGRQLGLTPLATNDSHYVTKDQADSHSALLCVQSGKTLNDPNRFKFDGDGYYLKSSAEMREYWDSEVPGAADATLLVAERVSSYEEVYAHRDRMPRFTVPAGHDEASWLHHEVLRGLEWRFPERVPEGYVDRAEFELGVIAQKGFPSYFLVVADLINYARSVDIRVGPGRGSAAGSLVAYALGITNLDPIPQKLLFERFLNPERESMPDIDIDFDDRRRGEMVRYATDKYGADRVAQVITFGTIKTKAAIKDAARVQYGQPGYAIADKISKALPPPIMAKDIPLAGIVDPEHERYAEAAEVRSLIETDEEVSTIFNTARGLEGLIRNAGVHACAVIMSSEPLLEAIPLWQRDDGAIITGWDYPSCEAIGLLKMDFLGLRNLTVIGDAIDNIRANRGEEIDLDRLGMDDAESYKLLGRGDTLGVFQLDGGAMRDLLRRMQPTGFDDIVAVLALYRPGPMGMNAHNDYADRKNARQEIKPIHPELADPLREILSDTHGLIVYQEQIMQIAQRVAGYSMGRADVLRRAMGKKKKEVLEKEFEGFQAGMRASELVPGGFSDEAIQALWDTILPFAGYAFNRSHAAGYGLIAYWTAYLKANYPAEYMAALLTSVGDNKDKSAVYLSECRRLGIKVLPPDVNESALRFSAVGDDIRFGLGAVRNVGANVVESVLSTRAEKGKYSSFTDFLDKSELVACNKRVIESLIKAGAFDSLGNTRLSMVQAHEEAVEAVVPLKRQEAMGQFDLFGGGSDDTADTAGGSSPLAHLKFGEEEYPRKQLLGYEREMLGLYVSAHPLDGAERILRKHAPKPIAAILADPPKEGEIVVSGLITALERRVNKKGEPWAICTVEDLDAALEVLFFPKAYAIYAADLAEDNAVVVKGRVNWREDKMSVFGAGLVPLDLSDIDTGEDEPPLMLLAAADKLDHSVVSELKQTLLAHKGDTQVHLKLVGRQRQTVFALYDYPVKVSSMLMGELKGIPGITAS, from the coding sequence GTGTCGAGCGATTCATTCGTTCACCTGCATGTGCACACCGAGTACTCGATGCTCGACGGTGCGGCCAAGATCGCCCCGTTGTTCACCGAGGCGTCCCGGTTGGGGATGCCCGCGGTGGGGATGACCGATCACGGGAACATGTACGGGGCGGACCAGTTCTATCAGGAGGCGCGCAAGACCGGCATCAAGCCGATCATCGGGATCGAGGCGTATATCGCGCCGGAGAGCCGGTTCCACAAGAAGCCGGTGTTCTGGGGGCAGAGCAGCCAGCGGGGCGCGGACGAGTACGGCGAGGGTGGCGACGTCTCCGGTGGAGGTTCGTATACGCATATGACGATGCTGGCGGAGAACGCGACGGGGTTGCGGAATCTGTTCAAGCTGTCGTCGTTGGCGTCGATGCAGGGGTACTACCGCAAGCCGCGGATGGATCGGGAGTTGATCGCGGAGAACGCGGCGGGGATTATCGCGACAACGGGGTGCCCTTCGGGTGAGGTGCAGACGCGGTTGCGGTTGGGGCAGAAGAAGGAGGCGTTGCAGGCGGCTTCCGATTACCGGGATATTTTCGGGAAGGACAATTTCTTCCTTGAGTTGATGGATCATGGGTTGCCGATTGAGCGGTCGGTGCGTGAGGGGTTGCTGGAGATCGGGCGGCAGTTGGGGTTGACGCCGTTGGCGACGAACGATTCGCATTATGTGACGAAAGACCAGGCGGATTCGCATTCGGCGTTGTTGTGTGTGCAGTCGGGGAAGACGTTGAATGATCCGAACCGGTTCAAGTTCGACGGGGATGGGTATTATCTGAAGTCGTCGGCGGAGATGCGGGAGTACTGGGATTCCGAGGTTCCGGGCGCGGCGGATGCGACCCTGCTGGTGGCGGAGCGGGTGTCCTCGTACGAGGAGGTGTACGCGCACCGGGATCGGATGCCGAGGTTCACGGTGCCCGCGGGGCACGACGAGGCGTCCTGGTTGCATCACGAGGTGCTGCGGGGGTTGGAGTGGCGGTTCCCCGAGCGGGTGCCGGAGGGGTATGTGGACCGGGCGGAGTTCGAGCTCGGGGTGATCGCGCAGAAGGGCTTCCCCTCCTACTTCCTCGTGGTGGCCGACCTGATCAACTACGCCCGTAGTGTGGACATCCGGGTCGGCCCCGGCCGGGGTTCGGCCGCCGGTTCGCTGGTGGCCTACGCGCTGGGTATCACCAACCTGGACCCGATCCCGCAGAAGCTGCTGTTCGAGCGGTTCCTGAACCCGGAACGAGAGTCGATGCCGGATATCGACATCGACTTCGACGACCGTCGGCGTGGCGAGATGGTGCGGTATGCCACCGACAAGTACGGGGCGGACCGGGTGGCGCAGGTGATCACCTTCGGCACCATTAAGACCAAGGCAGCGATCAAGGACGCCGCGCGGGTGCAGTACGGGCAGCCGGGTTACGCGATCGCGGACAAGATCTCCAAGGCGCTCCCGCCCCCGATCATGGCCAAGGACATTCCGCTTGCCGGGATCGTGGATCCGGAGCACGAGCGGTATGCCGAGGCGGCCGAGGTGCGGTCGTTGATCGAGACCGACGAGGAGGTCTCGACGATCTTCAACACCGCGCGGGGCCTGGAGGGACTGATCCGCAACGCCGGGGTGCACGCCTGCGCGGTGATCATGTCCTCGGAGCCGTTGCTGGAGGCGATCCCGCTGTGGCAGCGGGACGACGGGGCGATCATCACCGGCTGGGACTATCCGTCCTGCGAGGCCATCGGCCTGCTGAAGATGGACTTCCTCGGCCTGCGCAACCTGACCGTCATCGGCGACGCCATCGACAACATCAGGGCCAACCGCGGCGAGGAGATCGACCTCGACCGGCTCGGTATGGACGACGCGGAGTCCTACAAGCTACTCGGGCGCGGCGACACGCTCGGTGTGTTCCAGCTCGACGGCGGGGCGATGCGAGACCTGCTGCGCCGCATGCAACCCACCGGCTTCGACGACATCGTCGCCGTGCTCGCGCTGTACCGGCCCGGCCCGATGGGCATGAACGCCCACAACGACTACGCCGACCGGAAGAACGCCCGGCAGGAGATCAAGCCGATCCATCCCGAGCTGGCGGATCCGCTGCGGGAGATCCTGTCCGACACCCATGGTCTGATCGTCTACCAGGAACAGATCATGCAGATCGCGCAGCGGGTCGCCGGCTACTCCATGGGTCGTGCGGACGTGCTGCGCCGGGCGATGGGCAAGAAGAAGAAGGAAGTCCTGGAGAAGGAGTTCGAGGGCTTCCAGGCCGGCATGCGGGCCAGCGAGCTGGTTCCCGGTGGCTTCTCCGACGAGGCCATCCAGGCGCTGTGGGACACGATCCTTCCGTTCGCCGGGTACGCGTTCAACCGCAGTCACGCCGCGGGCTACGGCCTGATCGCGTACTGGACGGCGTACCTGAAGGCGAACTACCCGGCCGAGTACATGGCGGCGTTGCTGACCTCGGTGGGGGACAACAAGGACAAGTCCGCGGTCTACCTCTCCGAGTGCCGCCGGCTGGGCATCAAGGTGCTGCCCCCGGACGTGAACGAGTCGGCCCTGCGCTTCTCCGCGGTCGGCGACGACATCCGCTTCGGTCTCGGCGCCGTGCGTAACGTCGGTGCCAACGTGGTCGAATCGGTCCTCTCCACCCGCGCCGAGAAGGGTAAGTACTCCTCCTTCACCGATTTCCTGGACAAATCCGAGCTGGTGGCCTGCAACAAACGCGTCATCGAATCCCTGATCAAGGCAGGCGCCTTCGACTCGCTCGGCAACACCCGCCTTTCCATGGTGCAAGCCCACGAGGAAGCCGTCGAGGCCGTCGTCCCGCTCAAACGCCAGGAAGCGATGGGCCAGTTCGACCTCTTCGGCGGCGGCAGCGACGACACCGCCGATACCGCCGGCGGCAGCTCCCCGCTGGCGCACCTGAAGTTCGGCGAGGAGGAATACCCGCGCAAACAACTCCTCGGCTACGAACGCGAAATGCTCGGCCTGTACGTCTCCGCCCATCCCCTGGACGGGGCCGAACGCATCCTTCGCAAACACGCCCCCAAACCCATCGCCGCGATCCTGGCCGACCCACCCAAAGAGGGCGAGATCGTGGTCTCCGGGCTGATCACCGCCCTGGAACGCAGGGTGAACAAGAAGGGTGAACCCTGGGCCATCTGCACCGTGGAGGACCTGGACGCCGCGCTGGAAGTCCTGTTCTTCCCCAAGGCCTACGCCATCTACGCCGCCGATCTGGCCGAGGACAACGCCGTCGTGGTCAAGGGCCGAGTCAACTGGCGCGAGGACAAGATGTCCGTCTTCGGCGCCGGGCTGGTCCCCCTCGACCTCAGCGACATCGACACCGGCGAGGACGAACCACCCCTCATGCTCCTGGCCGCCGCCGACAAACTCGACCACTCCGTGGTCAGTGAGCTCAAACAGACCCTCCTCGCGCACAAAGGCGACACCCAGGTCCACCTCAAACTCGTCGGCAGGCAACGGCAGACGGTGTTCGCGCTGTACGACTACCCGGTCAAGGTCTCCTCGATGCTGATGGGCGAACTCAAGGGCATCCCGGGCATCACGGCCAGCTGA
- a CDS encoding L,D-transpeptidase has translation MSEGSVRVSIEPDGTAAVNPVTPITVRAEHGKLTGVTMTNAGTGARVDGALAPDGTAWTATEPLGYASRYTVVASAVGDRGKRIEQHGEISTLAPRAQAEPNLIPAPESVRETGVGVGQPIVFQFSQPVEDRAAVERRLSVVSRPAQQGGWYWIDDRNVHYRPQEYWRPGTELTVNAKIYGVDFGNGVYGARDRTERYRVHDSWIAEADGATERMRIVHNGEQVKSMPISMGKDATPTHSGTHVISAKYENYTMDSCTYGVCQGDPGYYRAREHWSQRISTDGEFVHENPNSVGQQGDTNVSHGCINLDAANATWFFDHLGLGDVVEVVNSGGPELPVWDLYGDWSLSWAEWQAGSALR, from the coding sequence GTGTCCGAAGGTTCGGTACGCGTTTCCATCGAGCCGGACGGCACGGCCGCCGTCAACCCGGTCACGCCGATCACCGTGCGAGCCGAGCACGGCAAGCTCACCGGGGTCACCATGACCAACGCCGGTACCGGCGCGCGGGTCGACGGCGCGCTGGCCCCGGACGGAACGGCGTGGACGGCGACCGAGCCGCTCGGCTACGCGAGCAGGTACACGGTGGTCGCCAGTGCCGTCGGGGACCGGGGAAAGCGGATCGAGCAACACGGCGAGATCAGCACGCTCGCACCGCGGGCGCAAGCGGAGCCGAACCTGATCCCCGCACCGGAGTCGGTCCGCGAAACGGGGGTCGGAGTCGGCCAGCCGATCGTGTTCCAGTTCAGCCAACCGGTCGAGGACCGGGCCGCGGTGGAGCGGCGACTGTCCGTGGTGTCCCGGCCGGCACAGCAGGGCGGCTGGTACTGGATCGACGACCGGAACGTGCACTACCGGCCGCAGGAGTACTGGCGGCCTGGCACCGAACTCACGGTGAACGCGAAGATTTACGGCGTGGATTTCGGCAACGGTGTCTACGGTGCCCGAGATCGTACGGAAAGATACCGTGTGCACGATTCCTGGATCGCCGAAGCCGATGGTGCGACCGAGCGGATGCGCATCGTGCACAACGGGGAACAGGTCAAGAGCATGCCGATTTCCATGGGCAAGGACGCCACCCCGACACATTCCGGTACGCACGTGATCTCGGCGAAGTACGAGAACTACACGATGGACTCCTGCACCTACGGGGTGTGCCAGGGCGATCCCGGCTACTACCGCGCGCGGGAACACTGGTCCCAGCGCATCTCCACGGACGGCGAGTTCGTGCACGAGAACCCGAACAGCGTCGGGCAGCAGGGCGACACGAACGTCTCGCACGGCTGCATCAACCTGGACGCCGCGAACGCCACCTGGTTCTTCGACCACCTCGGCCTCGGGGACGTGGTGGAGGTGGTCAACTCGGGCGGTCCCGAACTTCCGGTATGGGACCTCTACGGCGACTGGTCGCTGTCCTGGGCCGAGTGGCAGGCAGGTTCCGCCCTGCGGTAG
- a CDS encoding TetR/AcrR family transcriptional regulator — MARTKSFEPEAAVDSAMEVFWTKGYANTSPQDLVDALGIGRGSLYNAFHSKHELYQLALRRYHERETDRLIKLLDGSGSPAARVRSALTLVLEAARQDEQRRGCMATNAAVEFGDRDEAVNHLVRRSFERQEAALRSTIEEGQRAGEFAGDLDPATAAGYLLTVTNGIRVLAKAEPDARRLTGLADLAMRSLRPD, encoded by the coding sequence ATGGCCCGCACCAAGAGCTTCGAACCGGAGGCCGCCGTGGACAGTGCGATGGAGGTGTTCTGGACCAAGGGTTACGCGAACACCAGCCCGCAGGACCTGGTGGACGCGCTCGGCATCGGCCGCGGCAGCCTCTACAACGCCTTCCACAGCAAGCACGAGCTCTACCAGCTCGCGCTGCGCCGCTACCACGAGCGGGAGACCGACCGGCTGATCAAGCTCCTGGACGGCTCGGGGTCGCCCGCCGCCCGCGTGCGGTCCGCGCTGACCCTGGTCCTGGAAGCGGCCCGGCAGGACGAGCAGCGCCGAGGCTGCATGGCCACGAACGCGGCGGTGGAGTTCGGCGACCGGGACGAGGCGGTGAACCACCTGGTGCGCAGGTCGTTCGAACGCCAGGAAGCCGCCCTGCGTAGCACCATCGAGGAGGGGCAGCGGGCCGGTGAGTTCGCCGGGGACCTGGACCCGGCGACCGCGGCCGGGTACCTGCTGACCGTGACCAACGGCATCAGGGTGCTCGCCAAGGCCGAGCCGGACGCGCGGCGGCTGACCGGCCTGGCCGACCTGGCCATGCGCTCCCTGCGACCGGACTGA
- a CDS encoding cold-shock protein, whose amino-acid sequence MTTGKILRFDEVRGYGFIAPHEGGEDVFMHANDLRDEKYLFQPGTTVEFQIEDSGRGLKASEVTIVDRAPSAAVRRETASREDDDGLCDVLSTSEFRQELTETLLESVPSLTAAQIIQLRQRLIELARAHNWLES is encoded by the coding sequence GTGACTACAGGTAAAATTCTGCGGTTCGACGAGGTTCGCGGCTACGGGTTCATCGCGCCGCATGAGGGCGGCGAAGACGTGTTCATGCACGCGAACGACCTTCGCGATGAGAAGTATCTGTTTCAGCCGGGTACGACGGTCGAGTTCCAGATCGAGGACAGTGGCCGAGGTTTGAAGGCCTCCGAGGTCACGATCGTGGACCGGGCGCCGAGCGCGGCGGTACGGCGGGAAACCGCCTCCCGCGAGGACGATGACGGGTTGTGCGATGTGCTCTCCACCAGCGAGTTTCGGCAGGAGTTGACGGAAACGCTGCTGGAGTCGGTGCCCTCGCTCACCGCGGCCCAGATCATCCAGCTGCGGCAGCGCTTGATCGAGTTGGCCAGGGCACACAACTGGCTCGAGTCCTGA
- a CDS encoding TetR/AcrR family transcriptional regulator: MPRRTRDPEGRRRIIAAAWRLVARQGAQATTMRGIAEEAGVSTGSVTHYFTDKAEVLGSVLRYNNRRAAERIGAACTGKRGLEAVAATAQALVPGDQDRLDTWTVWLAFWGHRPAHQNTAREGGEAGYGALRGWLRHGFTEAIADREIPTDADVEHELERLLVLIGGLGLMTGGSTALLGEVRQRSQRMLTEHLSALAGRLRTPGVTAG; encoded by the coding sequence ATGCCCAGACGTACCCGCGACCCGGAAGGCCGCAGGCGGATCATCGCGGCCGCCTGGCGGCTGGTCGCCAGGCAGGGCGCGCAGGCGACGACCATGCGCGGGATCGCGGAGGAGGCAGGCGTCTCCACCGGTTCGGTCACCCACTACTTCACCGACAAGGCGGAGGTACTCGGCTCAGTGCTGCGCTACAACAACCGGCGGGCCGCGGAGCGGATCGGCGCAGCCTGCACGGGAAAGCGCGGGCTGGAGGCGGTGGCGGCGACCGCGCAGGCGCTCGTACCCGGCGACCAGGACCGGCTGGACACCTGGACGGTCTGGCTCGCGTTCTGGGGACATCGACCCGCACACCAGAACACGGCACGGGAAGGCGGCGAGGCGGGATACGGGGCACTGCGTGGGTGGCTGCGGCACGGCTTCACCGAGGCGATCGCGGACCGGGAGATCCCCACGGACGCCGACGTGGAGCACGAACTGGAGCGGCTGCTCGTGCTGATCGGCGGTCTCGGCCTGATGACCGGCGGATCGACGGCATTGCTCGGCGAGGTCCGGCAACGATCACAACGGATGCTGACCGAACACCTGTCCGCGCTGGCCGGTAGGCTGCGAACGCCGGGAGTAACGGCGGGATAA
- a CDS encoding patatin-like phospholipase family protein translates to MTPELPRPVGFVLGGGGSLGAIQVGMLRALADAGIGADLVVGTSVGSLNGAVLALTGERPATGLEAIWARMTRDEAFPGGVFSQVRTLRHTRTHLFPSTGLAAIVDDHLGADTRFADLTIPLGVVTTDVHTGEPVLLRSGELRPALLASCAIPGIYPPVPHAGTLHYDGGLVANVPMRQALAMGARSLVVLDCAFPGRLPAEPRTFAEVMMFTAMISMRNQAVLEAPVVAAEAPVVYLPGPAPVRLSPLDFSRTDELMAESYRAAGTYLDTLSVAGPGLYGGPGVVAR, encoded by the coding sequence ATGACACCGGAACTACCCCGACCGGTCGGGTTCGTGCTCGGCGGCGGCGGGAGCCTCGGCGCGATCCAGGTCGGCATGCTGCGCGCGCTCGCCGACGCCGGGATCGGCGCGGACCTGGTCGTCGGAACCTCGGTCGGCTCGCTGAACGGCGCTGTCCTCGCGCTCACCGGGGAACGGCCCGCGACCGGGCTGGAGGCGATCTGGGCGAGGATGACCCGGGACGAGGCCTTCCCCGGCGGGGTATTCAGCCAGGTGCGAACCCTGCGGCACACCAGGACACACCTGTTCCCGAGCACCGGACTGGCCGCGATCGTCGACGACCACCTCGGTGCGGACACCCGGTTCGCGGATCTGACGATCCCGCTCGGCGTGGTCACCACGGACGTGCACACCGGCGAGCCCGTGCTGCTGCGCTCCGGTGAGCTGCGGCCCGCGCTGCTGGCCAGCTGCGCCATCCCGGGGATCTACCCGCCGGTACCGCATGCCGGAACCCTGCACTACGACGGCGGCCTGGTGGCGAACGTCCCGATGCGCCAGGCACTGGCGATGGGCGCGCGGTCGCTGGTGGTGCTGGACTGCGCGTTCCCGGGGCGTCTTCCGGCGGAACCGCGGACCTTCGCCGAGGTGATGATGTTCACCGCGATGATCAGCATGCGCAACCAGGCCGTGCTGGAGGCGCCGGTGGTCGCGGCCGAGGCGCCCGTGGTGTACCTGCCGGGGCCGGCACCGGTCCGGCTGAGCCCGCTCGACTTCAGCCGGACCGACGAGCTGATGGCGGAGTCCTACCGCGCCGCAGGCACCTACCTGGACACACTCAGCGTGGCCGGGCCGGGCTTGTACGGCGGCCCCGGCGTGGTCGCCCGTTGA
- a CDS encoding MFS transporter, which translates to MTSRQDACRDAAGVEPDPRRWKALAVTLVAGFMSLLDVSIVNVALPSIQRGLDATSGEVQWVVSGYALTFGLMLVSGGRLGDALGRRRMFLIALSSFVLTSALAGAAPDEATLVLARLLQGFAAGMLTPQNTGLIQDLFRGAERGKAFGLFGATVGISTAVGPVLGGLIIAGFGEQDGWRWVFFVNIPIGAVALLLAARLLPPAGPRRRRLRTEIDLLGMVLLGLAVLGVLLPLVQSEQGGLSRLWWMFPLAAVFGFAFVCWERHRVRRERPPLLDPRLFTRTPGYATGASLGAMYFCGFAGIWLVFALFFQQGLGYSPLESGLAVTPFAVGSAASAAVAGRLVARWRRRLTVTGLALVGIGLATVALIVLLVPADSEGAAVALPLLVAGIGGGMVISPNTTLTLERVPPELAGVAGGALQTGQRIGTAIGTAVLASVFHAVAAEGRFPAALSAAMLCAVAFVGCAFVLAVLELRREPHRSHAKITQKVTASSPFE; encoded by the coding sequence ATGACCAGCCGCCAGGATGCCTGCCGCGACGCGGCCGGCGTCGAGCCCGATCCGCGCCGATGGAAGGCACTGGCGGTCACCCTCGTCGCGGGGTTCATGAGCCTGCTCGACGTGAGCATCGTGAACGTGGCGCTGCCCTCTATCCAGCGCGGGCTGGACGCGACCAGCGGCGAGGTGCAATGGGTGGTGTCCGGCTACGCGCTGACCTTCGGGCTGATGCTCGTCTCCGGTGGCCGGCTCGGGGACGCGCTCGGCAGGCGCCGGATGTTTCTCATCGCGCTGAGTTCCTTCGTGCTGACCAGCGCGCTGGCCGGGGCCGCGCCGGACGAGGCCACCCTGGTGCTGGCCCGGCTGTTGCAGGGTTTCGCCGCGGGCATGCTCACCCCGCAGAACACCGGCCTGATCCAGGACCTCTTCCGCGGCGCGGAACGTGGCAAGGCCTTCGGGCTGTTCGGTGCGACGGTCGGCATCTCCACCGCGGTCGGGCCGGTGCTCGGTGGCCTGATCATCGCCGGGTTCGGTGAGCAGGACGGGTGGCGCTGGGTCTTCTTCGTCAACATCCCGATCGGCGCCGTGGCCCTGCTGCTGGCGGCCAGGCTGTTGCCCCCGGCCGGGCCACGTCGCCGCCGCCTGCGCACCGAGATCGACCTGCTCGGCATGGTGCTGCTGGGGCTGGCGGTGCTGGGAGTGCTGCTGCCGCTGGTGCAGTCCGAACAGGGTGGGCTGAGCAGGCTGTGGTGGATGTTCCCGCTCGCCGCGGTCTTCGGTTTCGCCTTCGTGTGCTGGGAGCGGCACCGGGTGCGGCGGGAGCGCCCTCCGCTGCTCGACCCCCGGCTGTTCACCAGGACACCCGGGTACGCGACCGGTGCCTCGCTCGGCGCGATGTACTTCTGCGGGTTCGCCGGGATCTGGCTGGTCTTTGCCCTGTTCTTCCAGCAGGGCCTTGGCTACTCCCCGCTGGAGTCCGGGCTCGCGGTCACCCCGTTCGCGGTCGGTTCGGCGGCCTCGGCCGCCGTGGCCGGGCGGCTGGTCGCCCGCTGGCGGCGCAGGCTCACCGTCACCGGGTTGGCGCTGGTCGGCATCGGACTGGCCACGGTCGCGCTGATCGTGCTGCTCGTGCCCGCGGACAGCGAGGGCGCGGCGGTGGCGCTGCCGTTGCTGGTGGCCGGGATCGGCGGCGGGATGGTGATCTCCCCGAACACCACGTTGACCCTGGAACGCGTACCCCCGGAACTGGCCGGGGTCGCCGGCGGGGCGCTGCAGACGGGGCAGCGGATCGGGACGGCGATCGGTACGGCCGTGCTCGCCTCGGTGTTCCACGCGGTGGCGGCCGAGGGTCGGTTTCCGGCGGCGCTCTCGGCCGCGATGCTGTGCGCCGTCGCCTTCGTCGGCTGCGCCTTCGTGCTCGCGGTGCTCGAGCTGCGTCGCGAACCTCACCGGAGCCACGCGAAGATAACACAGAAAGTCACCGCGTCTAGTCCATTCGAGTGA
- a CDS encoding oxidoreductase produces MDLHLEGRTAVVTGASKGIGLATVRRLTTEGVRVAAAARTAPPELVGIPGSTAVPVDLVTTDGPAELVHRAMAALGGIDILVNNLGGVRKGIAHDEGFASIGDTEWQRALELNLLSAVRVTRAALPSIVERRGVIINISSIGARFAHPPIEYGAAKAALNNVGKALAEELGPRGVRVVTVSPGPTRTRNWEAPDGMAADLAREAGLDLEQFLAGLPERMGITTGRLAEPEETAALIAFLASPHAGNITGTDHRVDGGVLKTV; encoded by the coding sequence GTGGATCTTCATCTGGAGGGCAGGACGGCCGTGGTCACCGGGGCCAGCAAGGGTATCGGACTGGCCACCGTCCGCAGGCTGACCACGGAGGGCGTACGGGTGGCGGCCGCGGCTCGCACCGCGCCACCGGAACTGGTCGGGATCCCCGGCAGCACGGCCGTCCCGGTGGATCTGGTGACCACGGACGGGCCCGCGGAGCTCGTCCACCGGGCCATGGCGGCACTGGGCGGGATCGACATCCTGGTGAACAACCTCGGCGGCGTCCGCAAGGGCATCGCGCACGACGAGGGTTTCGCCTCCATCGGGGACACCGAGTGGCAGCGGGCGCTGGAACTGAACCTGCTCAGCGCGGTGCGGGTCACCAGGGCAGCCCTGCCCAGCATCGTCGAGCGGCGGGGTGTGATCATCAATATCTCCTCGATCGGCGCCCGGTTCGCCCACCCGCCGATCGAGTACGGCGCCGCGAAGGCCGCGCTGAACAACGTCGGCAAGGCGCTCGCCGAGGAACTCGGGCCGCGGGGCGTGCGGGTGGTCACCGTGAGTCCGGGGCCGACCCGCACCCGGAACTGGGAGGCCCCGGACGGCATGGCCGCCGACCTCGCCCGCGAGGCGGGGCTCGACCTCGAGCAGTTCCTGGCCGGCCTGCCGGAGCGCATGGGCATCACCACCGGCAGGCTCGCCGAACCGGAGGAGACCGCGGCGCTGATCGCGTTCCTCGCCTCCCCGCACGCGGGAAACATCACCGGCACCGACCACCGGGTGGACGGCGGGGTACTGAAGACCGTGTGA